The DNA window GTACTTATGCATGCCCTCACTGTGCACACATATTAAGTGCAAAAATAGGGTAGATATATTAGCCACACAAGGCCACATGAATTCTCTATgcacatataattaataaaacagaaGCATGTTACTGCTCAATGTCCGTTACCATAGTTACACTAACTATGGTAACGGGACATTGGgccaaattattaaattaaaaatcactatTAATGATAAATCTACCTTTACATCCAAAATATGTgtactgtatttgttttcttatattattcatttgtattttgatgcaataaaataaaaatctaactgAAATTTCTATTAGGTATTCACAAATATTTCACATTATTGCCTCCAAATGACTAAAAATTTTATGCTTTCATtaatgtaattgtaatttatctCACTCTACCATATATGATGTGCTAGTGCATATGGGAGTTTAGCAAAATTTAGAAAATCTCCAattgttttattgaatttttgtatataGTTTGCCTCAtcataactataaattttattttaacacataatataattataatatgatactCACATTGTTTACAATTTGCTGTTGCTTGATGTGTTTCTGTCGTAGTATTGCAACCTCTCTCCACAGTGCTTCATTTTCCTGCTTCATTGCACTAAACTTAGCATCAAGGCTCTCTTGTTTACCTTTCATTTGTTTTACATCTGCTAATACTTTGTTCATTAGCTCAGGCTTAAGGAGAATTTTATCACCACCTTCATTGCTTGCTACAATTGCCTTAGGATTTGCAATCTTTCTTTTAATATGCTCTAATAGATAGGCATGACCACGCATAAAGCATGGGTGGGAGAATTCAATTTCATCTTTTTCATATCTTAAGCCACCATTTTCAACTGATGTTATTTTATGAAATCCATACATATTCAATTGCCTAATGAAACTGGCCatgttattatgtttataataaagagGTAAAAGTTCTCTGGCAAAGTCAGCttgattttttataacaaaagttTTCCCACCCTGGAAGATAAATATCCTATTAATTCACTAGTTCTTTAACTCATTGAATTGAGAAATAGTTTTTTGATTGTCTCACTCTATTTTGAGACTGAAAAGTGTCTGCAAATCTCAGGGACAATTTGTCTCAGAATTGCAAATTTAAGAtcacatattttaatagctcattatataaatatatcctaCATATACTTTTTGTAGGAGTCTGTTTCATTGATGATTATTTGGATATCCACCAACACTAAACTACGTTTTATTGTTTAGCTAGTTGTCGCTAGGCAAGCATTACTCAATTTCCATCCATTTCAAGGATTAGTTACTTTACGGGATTTATAAACTgactactataaaaatattactataccTAACACTAAATTGGTTTAAAAACTACCTTAATCAGGGTtgtactcttttttttaaactatgtcCACTTATCCTTTAGCAGTTTtatagcaaattttaaaattaaaattaatattttatttgttagctatgttattataaaatttgctattttacttatttatccaTCTTTCCTATATGCTATCTCAtaatgtaatttgtaatttagcTAAGCTAACTCTTCTGATGATAGTAGGACACCTAAACCTAACCTTACCGCTGACCCAAGTGTGTACATTTCTGTCTAACTAGTTCAATGTTTTAATATGAGCATGACATAATTAGTCACAAATATTGTGGAAGGTTTCCGGCGCATTAAGGAGGCatcagtaaaattttattaggaGATTGTAATCTGGATCCTGAATAATCCCACTGTACCAGATGGTTGTGTGAAAAAGCAGATTTATGATAATACATATTTGGAATTTTCATCttcgttttatatatattgcttTAAAGTCAAATAAGTAGTGGTGTATATAATAAGAAGTTACCAAAGGCAATGGAAAAGTACTGTTTACTAATAGCAGAAATCATACAACTTCCTGTTGATCAAACTGTATGTGTAGGTTAGGTATAAACGTAATAAGAGCTTTTTTTTAGGTAGGTTCATacgatttatttactaaaatccCAGAGCATGGTAAAATTCGTGACatgtttatctatttatttattgaattttcaaTGACGGTCTGTCAACTGTAGAGTGCAGGTTGTTTTTACCGACTTTCCAATGAAATATTATGCAATATATAGCATAATATAGCATTTATAGGAAATGTATTATATAGCCAGCATACAGTAATTAAGATTTTCTCGgatatatctaaaaaaataactcaCAGGGCTCCATGAAATCAAATGATTGGTCTCTGAATCATTAACCAATTTCCATAATTTTCCCAAAAAGGCTGGGACGCTAGCtccgatttccacaactgagcgcattttaattaattcagtgtaatATTTGTTGCACGATATTTGATATAAAGGTTTTGTAAATCTCTGTAAACGATATTTTGTTGAAATACGTCTCTATTCACAAGTCGCCATTTAATTTACTAACACATCTACATGTCACTGTGAACGTATTCGTATTTCGTGACGAAAATATTACAGCACACATAGACAAATATACATGGTTTAAACGGGGTACCAACTATACCACATTAATAGCTACCACAAAAGAGTGCGTTCAAGGTTCCAAGTTTAAAACTTTCTAGTTGTGACCATACATACGTAATgttatatcattaaaataaagttcGTTTTTATCCAAAATCTCCTAAAAATACTTCCTAGTAAAAATCTGTGAAttcatttttatgttatgttactaCTTATGTTATGGCCTATGCGTGTCCTATCTTTATCCAGTCAAAgatcttatttatttgtataggaTTCCAATCCACCAGGCAGCAGGAGGTCTTAAAGGTGATACACCATTGCCTTTTCCCTACGGGAAAAAAGAACAGAAATGGCAGCTCCCCTTCCTATCATCATTTATCTGTCAGTTATCAATgccactttatatttatttacgggTCTGTGGTATGGCCTACGTCACGATAAATAGTGCTATACTCATTGGTGGGTTGTAAAttgaaaatactataaaatttatgaattttaacttGATTGCGTTGACATCGGGTGTAATACTTCGTAACTTTGCTAGTTGTCCACAATTTATATTCGTGACCTTTGCCTCTTTATTCAATCAAGAAATCCGGTCGGCATTCAAGCTTGTTGAAAAAAATCAATCTCATTAGCGTAGTACGAAATAACTTACTCACGATTATGGAGGTATGGATTGCATATCACTAATTTctctattttataaaactttattagtaTTGTTTTATCAATTCTTGGTGTATATTTATTGCAGATAGAAATTTTGAGCGTATCTGGTTCCAAACCTGTAGGGAAAATACGAGTAAATGAAGACGCTACAATCAAGGACGTAAAAGACAAAATTCATCGCAaccttaaaacttttttatacccAGATAGACAATCAATTAAACTAGAAGCTAAAGGTAGATCCCTTAAAGACGAAATCACTCTTAAATCCTTAAATATTGATGATGGTGCAAAACTCTACTTGCAAGATCTTGGACCACAAATTTCGTGGAAGAATGTATTCTTGACTGAATATGCTGGACCAATATTTGTTTATCTTTGGGTGTACCGGAGACCCTGGATTTTATATGGAGATGTTTCATCACCCCCTGGACTCATAGCTAGGtatgaaaatgttatttattgaatttaaccCATTATAACTCATAAACTGGATTATGTATGCAAATGAGGAAATTATCTTACTCTATGAGGAAAAAGTTTCATTTAGTGTATTTCCAGCATTTGTATTATGTTTAGAATTTATAGAttgtagtataataaataaacatggaaAATTACAAGTTATCAAAATTGAATTGTAATATatgtaaaacaatatatataattttgtcaAAGCGATaagattaaaacaaatattatcttatattCTTTGATGATTCGTTTGTAGGAgcttatttgtaattataaaaatttaattgaactaGAGGTTATTGTGGGCTCTGCAGTACTAGAGTGTTTGCCACAAGATaatatttatacctattttCTAGTAATCAAATTATATTGTGGTGCTTACTAGTGCTGCAGCACTGCAGGCTTGGAAACCTCTAAGCTATACTTTAACACCACCTCACaagaatgaaaaaatataccTGTCTGACAGATCTATCTGAATactgaaaacatttaaattaaaggaggtcttacttttacttttgactttaattaaatattataacataatttatttatttttacagcatAGCAGCAGTATGTTGGTCATTTCACTATGGAAAACGTCTACTTGAAACATTATTTATCCACCGCTTCTCCCATGGCACTATGCCCCTTAGAAATCTCTTCAAGAACTGCGCCTACTATTGGCTGTTCACACTGTACATTGCCTACCATATTAACCATCCATTGTATACTCCGCCAAACCATAGTTATGTGATTGGTGGCATAGGAGGATTTATGGTAAGTTTGCtagtgattttaattattttttttaaagagatttTTACTAACTTTTTTAAAGAGATGTTTATTATTCTTCATTGCAATTATATTTTTGCTCTTGTACCTTTATCATTAGATTACACACCTCAtatttttgggtttttaaatACATGATTTTATGTACCAAAACATTATAACATTGAATTGGCACAAATTATCCTTGTTCTAAAGCCCTAGTTTGACAATAAATCTACAGCCAGCACCActaatagaaaatttattaaataaaaataaagagttcaaCTTTAAAgcataaagtatttaaataatattatggtttatgttatttaataaaggtaaaatttttgttagtaatcattatttagatttttaaatcttataaaatgtttgattttATAAACAATTTGTGAAAAAGCATGTTCAGACTTATTATACTTTGTGCCCCtttgtattatgttttttttacttaacattgttagag is part of the Pararge aegeria chromosome 2, ilParAegt1.1, whole genome shotgun sequence genome and encodes:
- the LOC120628001 gene encoding very-long-chain enoyl-CoA reductase; protein product: MEIEILSVSGSKPVGKIRVNEDATIKDVKDKIHRNLKTFLYPDRQSIKLEAKGRSLKDEITLKSLNIDDGAKLYLQDLGPQISWKNVFLTEYAGPIFVYLWVYRRPWILYGDVSSPPGLIASIAAVCWSFHYGKRLLETLFIHRFSHGTMPLRNLFKNCAYYWLFTLYIAYHINHPLYTPPNHSYVIGGIGGFMICEFGNYSVHLLLRNLRPPGTKVRSIPMPDFNPLCKLFNYVSCPNYTYEFGSWLFFAIMTKCAPAGIFAFVGLYQMSVWALGKHRNYKKEFPNYPKGRTAILPYIL